A stretch of Christensenellaceae bacterium DNA encodes these proteins:
- the wxcL gene encoding glycosyl transferase produces the protein MKFYCDTIKAAFSRGENGSFMKKLSIIIPVYYNEQNLRPLYNDLKEKALSSLPCDYEIIFVDDGSKDNSFAVMQELKRADEKIKTVKLARNFGEHAALLAGLSVCSGDCAVRKAADLQEPSEMIVEMFEKYEEGNKVVLAVRADREDPAGQKTLSSLYTNTVRRFALKNMPEGGLDSFLIDRQIIDLIVNMNENNAPVTELILWSGFSSANVYYVRKKREIGKSGWTFSKKVKMTMDSLLGFSYFPIRCILAVGGVSFAAAAVWGVVLAVLALMGNVVQPHIVLAFLLVLVLGIVMTAMGILGEYLWRTFDAARKRPVFIIDETDVADKE, from the coding sequence ATGAAATTTTACTGTGATACAATAAAAGCAGCGTTCTCAAGAGGGGAAAACGGGTCATTTATGAAAAAGTTATCAATTATCATACCGGTTTATTATAATGAACAAAATCTCCGGCCGCTTTATAACGACCTTAAGGAAAAGGCGCTGTCATCGCTTCCGTGCGATTATGAAATCATTTTTGTAGACGACGGTTCAAAGGACAATTCGTTTGCGGTAATGCAGGAGTTAAAACGGGCCGACGAAAAAATCAAAACGGTGAAGCTTGCGAGGAATTTCGGAGAGCATGCGGCGCTGCTGGCCGGCCTTTCCGTATGCAGCGGAGATTGCGCGGTGCGCAAAGCCGCGGATCTGCAGGAACCGTCGGAAATGATCGTTGAGATGTTTGAAAAATACGAAGAGGGAAATAAGGTCGTGCTGGCCGTTCGCGCGGACCGCGAAGATCCTGCCGGACAAAAGACGCTTTCTTCCCTTTATACCAATACAGTGCGCAGGTTTGCGCTCAAAAACATGCCTGAGGGCGGATTGGATTCTTTTTTGATCGACCGCCAGATCATTGACCTGATCGTAAATATGAACGAAAATAATGCGCCTGTCACAGAGCTTATATTGTGGAGCGGCTTTTCGTCGGCCAACGTCTATTATGTACGCAAAAAACGCGAAATCGGAAAATCTGGCTGGACATTTTCCAAAAAAGTCAAGATGACAATGGATTCTCTGCTGGGGTTTTCCTATTTTCCGATTCGCTGTATCCTTGCCGTGGGCGGAGTTAGCTTTGCCGCGGCGGCGGTATGGGGCGTGGTGCTTGCGGTGCTCGCGCTCATGGGCAATGTAGTGCAGCCGCATATTGTGCTTGCTTTCCTGCTTGTGCTCGTTCTGGGGATTGTGATGACCGCCATGGGTATCCTTGGCGAATATTTATGGCGCACGTTTGACGCGGCACGAAAACGTCCGGTATTCATCATCGACGAGACGGACGTTGCGGATAAAGAATAA
- a CDS encoding hemolysin: protein MKYDFTTCVLRDNGHSVKWEEMKQKNPDVQKGIVPLSVADMEFVTAPEIVHGLKEYIGKETLGYTQATDAYFDAVMLWMRKRHGWDVQKEWIVPAPGVVASLGIAVSALTNPGDGVIIMTPVYYPFYMVVKHTGRSLQENALRETDGGYEIDFDDLEKKLADPDNKMLILCSPHNPVGRVWKKEELLRVGELCEKYGAVVVADEIHHDLIMPGYRHTVFTQVKKSFADFSVTCTAPSKTFNLAGMQTSNIIIKNKGMREKFEKTKLATGIFELNALGYEACRIAYTQCGAWLDELIHVIDENRRLVEAFLKERLPKIRITRLEGTYLQWLDLRRYEIPHFELERLMVQDAQLFFDEGYIFGQAGQGFERLNLACPKSVIEAALKRLERALMPFTRRQAP, encoded by the coding sequence ATGAAGTACGATTTTACGACATGCGTTTTGCGGGATAACGGTCATTCCGTAAAGTGGGAAGAAATGAAGCAAAAGAATCCGGACGTGCAAAAGGGGATTGTTCCCCTGTCGGTGGCGGATATGGAATTTGTGACCGCGCCGGAAATCGTCCATGGACTTAAGGAGTATATCGGCAAGGAAACGCTCGGCTATACGCAGGCGACGGACGCATATTTTGACGCGGTTATGCTTTGGATGAGAAAGAGGCACGGCTGGGATGTCCAAAAAGAATGGATCGTTCCCGCGCCAGGAGTGGTCGCGTCGCTGGGGATCGCGGTGAGCGCGCTCACGAATCCGGGCGACGGGGTAATCATCATGACCCCTGTATATTATCCGTTTTACATGGTGGTGAAGCATACAGGCCGCAGTTTGCAGGAAAATGCGCTCAGGGAAACGGACGGGGGATATGAGATCGATTTTGACGATCTGGAAAAAAAGCTGGCCGATCCGGACAACAAGATGCTCATTTTGTGCAGCCCGCATAACCCCGTAGGACGCGTGTGGAAAAAAGAAGAGCTCTTGCGCGTGGGCGAGCTGTGCGAAAAGTACGGCGCGGTGGTGGTGGCGGACGAAATACATCACGACCTGATCATGCCCGGCTACCGGCATACCGTGTTTACGCAAGTTAAGAAATCATTCGCCGATTTTTCCGTGACCTGCACCGCACCCAGCAAGACGTTTAACTTGGCGGGCATGCAGACTTCCAATATTATCATCAAAAACAAAGGGATGCGCGAAAAATTTGAAAAGACCAAGCTGGCGACAGGCATATTCGAACTCAACGCCCTCGGTTACGAAGCGTGCCGTATCGCATATACGCAGTGCGGGGCGTGGCTTGACGAACTGATCCATGTGATCGACGAAAACCGGCGCTTAGTAGAAGCGTTTTTAAAGGAGCGTTTGCCGAAGATCAGGATTACACGGCTGGAGGGCACGTATCTGCAATGGCTTGATCTGCGGCGATACGAAATTCCACATTTCGAGCTGGAGCGCCTGATGGTGCAGGATGCGCAGCTGTTTTTCGATGAAGGCTATATTTTCGGCCAGGCGGGACAGGGCTTTGAGCGTCTTAACCTCGCGTGCCCTAAAAGCGTGATTGAAGCCGCGCTCAAAAGGCTGGAGAGGGCGTTAATGCCGTTTACACGACGACAAGCCCCATAA
- a CDS encoding thioesterase, protein MKKRRTKIVILIVVAAVIGTILIYLCTGNYAASIEAKQAMQTGNGVSVTEDTKTIAFMPDTPPKNGFVFYPGGKVDADAYAMFARDIAEQGVLCVIVKMPFDLAVFNVNGAKDVLDAYPDIENWTVGGHSLGGVMAAEYAKNDDRVKDIVFLASYPNSDLSKSGKRALDITAGNDQVLAWDKYAAAEPKFPADTVSYRIESGNHSGFGSYGYQSGDGQASISPAQQQKEAAEQIIKWISDR, encoded by the coding sequence ATGAAAAAAAGACGGACAAAAATTGTTATACTGATCGTGGTTGCGGCAGTGATAGGCACGATACTTATTTATTTGTGCACGGGGAACTATGCCGCGTCCATCGAAGCGAAACAGGCAATGCAGACGGGAAACGGCGTTTCTGTAACGGAGGATACAAAAACGATTGCCTTTATGCCGGATACTCCTCCGAAAAACGGTTTTGTTTTTTATCCGGGCGGCAAGGTGGACGCCGATGCATACGCGATGTTTGCCCGCGACATTGCAGAACAGGGCGTGCTTTGCGTGATTGTCAAAATGCCGTTTGACCTCGCGGTATTTAACGTAAACGGCGCGAAAGACGTGCTCGACGCTTATCCGGATATTGAGAACTGGACGGTCGGCGGACATTCGCTGGGCGGAGTGATGGCGGCGGAATATGCGAAGAATGACGATAGGGTTAAGGACATCGTGTTTTTAGCGTCGTATCCCAATTCAGACCTTTCCAAAAGCGGCAAGAGGGCGCTTGATATTACAGCCGGAAACGATCAGGTGCTTGCCTGGGACAAATACGCGGCGGCGGAACCAAAATTTCCGGCGGATACCGTTTCTTACCGGATAGAAAGCGGCAACCATTCGGGATTTGGCAGTTACGGATACCAGAGCGGCGACGGGCAGGCGTCGATCAGCCCTGCGCAGCAGCAGAAAGAAGCGGCCGAGCAGATTATAAAATGGATAAGCGACAGATAA
- a CDS encoding K+/H+ antiporter — protein MIPMLILAAIVLLLCVFSSKLLYRFGIPALLIFLVLGMLFGSDGIAGIQFDNYSLVETVSSFCLIFIMFYGGFGTNWKTAKPVIAPSIWLATAGVVITALLVGWFSWIVLKTTLLEGMLVGAVVASTDAASVFSILRSRKLNLKGGLASMLEVESGSNDPIAYMLTIAVLTMMSTNAETSIVSMVAMQLIFGAGVGFALAFLSIFILKRINFEIEGLYTIYVVAIVVLGYALCQQIGGNGYLCVYIMGIMLGNTKIKYKRTLVHFFDGLSWIMQMILFFMLGLLSFPSQIPAIIVPAVLISLFLIFVARPAAVFGILSWFKFPTKEKLFVSWVGMRGAASIVFAIFALTFGVGIKNDVFHIVFFVALFSVAVQGTLTPFLAKKLKLVEKDNSVFKTFTDYQDEAEMHLIEVTLDTRNPWNGRTLNEANIPEGILVVMIKRKRRNIVPNGATVLKTGDVLVLSGENFDGIPL, from the coding sequence ATGATCCCGATGTTGATACTTGCCGCAATCGTTCTCCTTTTGTGCGTTTTTTCAAGCAAGCTCCTATACCGCTTCGGTATACCCGCCTTGCTTATTTTTTTGGTACTGGGAATGCTTTTCGGTTCGGATGGAATCGCCGGTATTCAGTTCGACAATTATTCGCTCGTAGAAACCGTGAGCTCGTTCTGCCTGATTTTTATCATGTTTTACGGCGGGTTCGGTACCAATTGGAAAACTGCCAAGCCGGTCATCGCGCCGTCCATTTGGCTGGCTACGGCGGGCGTTGTGATAACGGCCCTGCTGGTGGGCTGGTTTAGCTGGATCGTGCTTAAGACGACTCTTTTGGAGGGCATGCTTGTCGGCGCGGTCGTTGCCTCGACGGACGCGGCATCCGTATTTTCCATCCTGCGGTCGCGCAAGCTGAATTTAAAAGGCGGCCTTGCGTCCATGCTGGAGGTGGAAAGCGGCTCTAACGACCCCATCGCCTATATGCTCACCATCGCCGTGCTGACGATGATGTCTACAAACGCCGAAACCTCGATTGTGTCCATGGTCGCTATGCAGCTTATTTTTGGCGCAGGCGTTGGTTTTGCGCTCGCGTTTCTCTCCATCTTTATTCTAAAACGCATCAATTTTGAGATTGAGGGCCTGTATACGATTTATGTCGTCGCCATTGTTGTACTGGGCTATGCCCTGTGCCAGCAGATCGGCGGCAACGGCTATCTGTGTGTGTATATTATGGGTATTATGCTCGGAAACACCAAGATCAAATACAAACGGACGCTGGTGCATTTTTTCGACGGGCTGTCATGGATCATGCAGATGATCCTGTTCTTCATGCTCGGCCTGCTGTCCTTTCCGTCGCAGATACCGGCGATCATCGTGCCCGCCGTGCTTATTTCCCTGTTTCTCATCTTCGTGGCCCGGCCCGCGGCCGTGTTCGGCATCTTAAGCTGGTTTAAGTTCCCGACCAAGGAAAAACTATTCGTTTCGTGGGTAGGTATGCGCGGCGCGGCCTCCATCGTGTTCGCGATCTTTGCCCTCACCTTTGGCGTGGGTATCAAAAACGACGTTTTCCATATCGTCTTTTTTGTCGCGCTCTTCTCCGTTGCCGTGCAGGGAACTTTGACGCCCTTTCTCGCCAAAAAGCTTAAGCTGGTGGAAAAAGACAATTCGGTATTCAAAACCTTTACCGACTATCAGGACGAAGCGGAGATGCACCTTATCGAGGTAACGCTCGATACACGGAACCCGTGGAATGGACGTACGCTCAATGAAGCGAATATTCCTGAAGGAATCCTCGTGGTAATGATCAAACGCAAGCGCAGAAATATCGTGCCCAACGGCGCAACCGTACTGAAAACAGGCGACGTACTCGTTTTAAGCGGTGAAAACTTTGATGGGATTCCACTGTAG
- a CDS encoding LL-diaminopimelate aminotransferase, whose translation MFKVNQNFARLQGSYLFSEIAHRVAEYTKENPDADIIRLGIGDVTRPLAPAVLQAIDAATQEMADAKTFMGYGPEQGYEFLRAAIRQGDYASRGIDIGLDEIFVSDGSKCDTGNFQELLSPDARVGVTDPVYPVYVDTNVMAGRSGEFDTAASKFSNITYIPTTADNNFVPALPEGRVDVMYLCSPNNPTGTALTKDQLKVWVDWANKTGSLILFDGAYERFITDKDVPHSIYEIEGAKTCAVEFRSFSKTAGFTGTRCAYTIVPKELYGEDENGEKVSLNAMWLRRHTTKFNGVSYIVQRGAAAIYTADGKNQIEDTIKGYLENAAIIKHGLAQIGITSYGGVNSPYVWLKTPDGMTSWEFFDKLLKEANVVGTPGSGFGSAGEGYFRLTAFNTKENTEKAIQRLANLK comes from the coding sequence ATGTTTAAGGTTAACCAGAATTTTGCGCGACTTCAGGGAAGTTATTTGTTTTCCGAAATCGCGCACCGCGTAGCCGAATATACGAAAGAGAACCCCGACGCCGATATTATCCGCCTGGGAATCGGCGACGTGACGCGGCCTTTAGCGCCGGCTGTATTACAGGCGATCGACGCGGCCACGCAAGAGATGGCGGACGCAAAAACATTTATGGGTTACGGTCCGGAGCAGGGTTATGAGTTCCTGCGGGCGGCGATCCGGCAGGGTGATTACGCGTCCCGTGGAATCGACATCGGCCTGGACGAGATCTTTGTGTCGGACGGAAGCAAGTGTGATACCGGTAACTTCCAGGAGCTGCTTTCCCCTGACGCGCGCGTCGGCGTTACCGATCCGGTTTACCCCGTTTACGTGGACACCAACGTCATGGCGGGACGCTCGGGCGAGTTTGATACGGCGGCATCTAAATTCAGCAACATTACCTATATCCCCACAACGGCAGACAATAATTTCGTTCCCGCGCTGCCCGAGGGCAGGGTGGACGTGATGTATCTTTGTTCCCCTAACAATCCGACGGGAACGGCTCTTACCAAAGACCAGCTTAAAGTATGGGTCGACTGGGCCAATAAAACAGGATCGCTCATCCTGTTTGACGGCGCATACGAACGTTTCATTACGGATAAGGACGTGCCGCACAGCATTTACGAAATCGAAGGCGCGAAGACATGCGCCGTTGAATTCCGCAGTTTCTCCAAAACGGCAGGGTTTACCGGTACGCGCTGCGCATACACCATCGTTCCCAAAGAGCTCTACGGCGAAGATGAGAACGGCGAAAAGGTCAGCCTGAACGCGATGTGGCTGCGCCGGCACACAACGAAGTTCAACGGCGTTTCGTACATTGTCCAGCGCGGCGCCGCAGCAATTTATACGGCGGACGGTAAAAATCAAATTGAAGATACGATCAAAGGTTACCTTGAAAACGCGGCAATCATCAAGCACGGGCTGGCGCAGATCGGCATTACCTCTTACGGCGGCGTCAATTCACCGTATGTATGGCTCAAAACGCCAGACGGCATGACCAGCTGGGAGTTCTTTGACAAACTGCTCAAGGAAGCAAACGTGGTTGGTACGCCGGGAAGCGGTTTTGGTAGCGCAGGCGAGGGGTATTTCCGCCTCACAGCTTTCAATACAAAAGAAAACACAGAAAAAGCGATCCAAAGGCTCGCGAATCTAAAATAA
- the bplH gene encoding glycosyl transferase, translating into MKIAFLAAANSPHTIKWANAFAENNDVAVISLPEDKDNFGELSEKVSVTYLDVPASQGGFKKNAAQVKSVLASGGFGVVNAFGATTYGVLAAKAKAPNTVLTVLGPDIYASVDLGKKGLVSKSFKHADAIIAAAPNMVTRLKQLFKKEKNYFVVPFGVDLTVFSKKDGGRKEDAICFGSLKALEYGNGVDIVIEAFAKFLQKSAGEATLKIVGTGAMESSLKQQAQSAGIADKIEFVGYVPNAKMPEMIGSMDATVQMSAAEAFGVTGIESMACCVPVVASDTVGASEYILNGVTGYLVKAGNTDRCCECMLELRDKAAREHMGQLARNDMEESFDLAKCKTKYEEALKSVSPRVM; encoded by the coding sequence ATGAAAATTGCATTTCTGGCGGCGGCAAATTCCCCGCATACGATCAAATGGGCCAACGCTTTTGCCGAGAATAACGACGTTGCCGTTATCTCCCTGCCCGAAGATAAAGATAATTTCGGCGAGCTAAGTGAAAAGGTCAGCGTTACTTATCTTGACGTTCCCGCATCGCAGGGCGGGTTTAAGAAGAATGCGGCTCAGGTAAAATCGGTTTTGGCTTCCGGCGGTTTTGGCGTAGTCAACGCTTTTGGCGCGACAACGTACGGCGTTCTCGCGGCCAAGGCCAAAGCTCCGAATACTGTGCTCACGGTTTTGGGTCCGGACATCTATGCGAGCGTAGACCTCGGTAAAAAAGGCCTTGTATCCAAAAGCTTCAAGCACGCGGACGCCATCATTGCTGCCGCTCCCAATATGGTGACGCGTTTAAAACAGCTTTTCAAAAAGGAAAAAAATTATTTCGTCGTTCCTTTCGGGGTCGACCTCACCGTCTTTTCCAAGAAAGACGGCGGCAGAAAAGAGGATGCGATTTGCTTTGGTTCCCTAAAAGCGCTTGAATATGGAAACGGCGTAGATATAGTCATTGAAGCCTTTGCTAAATTCCTGCAAAAATCCGCAGGAGAAGCGACGCTTAAGATCGTCGGTACGGGCGCAATGGAAAGCAGCTTAAAACAGCAGGCGCAAAGCGCCGGTATCGCGGACAAAATCGAGTTTGTCGGCTATGTGCCCAATGCCAAGATGCCGGAGATGATAGGCAGCATGGACGCAACCGTCCAGATGAGCGCGGCTGAAGCGTTCGGCGTGACCGGCATCGAATCCATGGCATGCTGCGTGCCTGTAGTGGCTTCGGATACGGTAGGCGCGAGCGAATATATCTTAAACGGCGTAACAGGTTATCTTGTGAAAGCGGGCAATACCGACCGTTGCTGCGAATGTATGCTTGAGCTGCGTGACAAGGCGGCACGCGAGCATATGGGACAGCTTGCGCGTAACGATATGGAAGAATCCTTTGATCTTGCAAAGTGCAAGACGAAATATGAAGAAGCGTTGAAATCCGTTTCTCCACGCGTCATGTAA
- the acpP_4 gene encoding acyl carrier protein, which yields MATVTLAAVQQLLAMASPVDPEEITPEKHLMRDLEMDSFGMMDAVLSFEREFGIEIPDRDLRLFDTVQDVLVYLEKKTGTPHETVTVF from the coding sequence ATGGCTACAGTAACCCTTGCTGCAGTACAGCAGCTATTGGCAATGGCGTCCCCTGTGGATCCGGAAGAAATCACTCCTGAAAAACACCTTATGAGAGACCTGGAGATGGATTCTTTCGGCATGATGGATGCAGTTTTGTCCTTTGAGCGGGAGTTCGGCATTGAGATTCCGGACCGTGACCTGCGCCTGTTCGATACTGTCCAGGACGTGCTTGTTTATCTGGAAAAGAAAACCGGTACGCCGCATGAAACAGTAACCGTATTCTGA
- the yxlH gene encoding putative MFS-type transporter YxlH produces the protein MKRNIILINCAAALLWMGMYSYVPTLPAFATSLGATAVMLGVIGGAYGVMQILLRIPLGIVSDKSGKDKLLLIIGFVILTVSAVLFLFANTVETVIFARGVAGAAAAWWVIISASYAKYNDEAKQVKAQGILNASSNLGKVLASLFGGLAAQFFGLRAPFYVALLSAIIGLVTMFFFKTSKAPEKRTPPTLKELLSLLKNKDLMIISVLCIFAQLICFAVPTYFTSVAAENIGADPGQLGSLTLVYFLTAGVISLFVGTRFYQKIGGIKVVVIAFSLCAFSCIPVFYHMNLTVIYIMQVISGVGYGTLTSALAGFVIKAVAPHQRSTATGIFQSVYAIGIFIGPMIAGGVIQTASFDAAYLVIGAITAAAAIASGVLIPKKYGKM, from the coding sequence ATGAAAAGAAACATCATCCTGATTAATTGCGCCGCTGCCCTTTTGTGGATGGGCATGTATTCCTATGTGCCTACGCTGCCCGCTTTTGCAACATCGCTCGGCGCGACTGCGGTAATGCTTGGCGTGATCGGCGGTGCGTACGGCGTCATGCAAATCCTCCTGCGCATTCCTCTGGGGATCGTCTCTGACAAAAGCGGCAAAGACAAGCTGCTGCTGATCATCGGTTTTGTCATCCTGACTGTCTCCGCCGTTTTGTTTCTCTTTGCGAACACCGTGGAAACCGTTATATTCGCGCGCGGCGTAGCGGGCGCGGCGGCAGCCTGGTGGGTTATTATTTCCGCATCCTACGCCAAATACAATGATGAGGCAAAACAGGTAAAAGCCCAGGGAATTTTGAACGCGTCCAGCAACCTTGGGAAAGTGCTCGCTTCGCTTTTTGGCGGACTGGCCGCCCAGTTTTTTGGTTTGCGCGCACCTTTTTATGTCGCCCTGCTTTCGGCAATCATCGGCCTTGTAACCATGTTCTTTTTTAAAACGTCCAAAGCGCCGGAGAAACGTACGCCTCCTACGCTAAAAGAACTTCTTTCCCTTTTGAAAAATAAGGACCTGATGATTATTTCCGTCCTTTGCATTTTCGCGCAGCTTATTTGTTTTGCCGTTCCCACTTATTTTACGTCTGTCGCGGCAGAAAATATCGGTGCAGATCCCGGACAACTCGGCAGTCTGACGCTTGTCTACTTCCTCACCGCCGGCGTCATTTCGCTTTTCGTCGGTACGCGCTTTTACCAGAAAATCGGCGGCATTAAGGTTGTTGTGATCGCGTTTTCCTTGTGCGCTTTTTCCTGTATTCCGGTTTTCTATCATATGAACCTTACCGTTATTTACATCATGCAGGTCATATCCGGCGTCGGTTACGGAACTCTCACATCAGCCCTCGCCGGCTTCGTCATCAAGGCGGTTGCGCCTCACCAGCGTTCAACTGCCACAGGCATCTTTCAGTCCGTTTATGCGATCGGCATCTTTATCGGCCCGATGATCGCGGGTGGCGTCATTCAGACAGCATCTTTTGACGCCGCGTATCTCGTGATCGGTGCGATCACTGCCGCCGCAGCCATCGCAAGCGGCGTCCTGATCCCCAAAAAGTATGGCAAAATGTAA